AGCCACGCGAGCGCCGCGACGTTCAGCTTGGTCACCTTCGCCAGATACGGGAAATTCATCTCGTCGATCGTGTCGCCATATTTCACACCCTTCTCGACCCGCAGATCCTGATGCTGGTGGTCGTAATCCTCGACCGCCACCGACATGCGGATCGCGGAGTAGCCGGCGTTGAGGAATTCGGTGTGGTCGCCGCCGCGGCCGTGGCGGTCGTTGCGCCAGATTGGCATCACGTCGAGATTTAGGTCGGGCCCCATTCGCTCGGCCAGCGTATCGAGGAAGCGCGAAAGGTTGCGCGACGGGCTGTCATTCTCCCCGCCCAGGCTGCGCTGCCGCGCCGCAAGGTCCTCGCGCCCCTGCCAGCGCGGGCCTTCGGAGAAGACGCGCACCTGCTTGTCGTTGCATGTCCCGTCGGAGCCGCAGCTGTTGCCGATGATGTCGTTGTTGAGGTTGGCGATGACGTTCCAGCCCTGCGCCCTGGCATAGTCCGCCATGATCTTGCCGCCGTTGAGCCCCTGCTCCTCGCCCGACAGCACGGCATAGACGATCGTGCCGGGGAACTTGCGCTTGGCCAGTACGCGCGCCGCCTCCATCACTGCCGCGGTGCCGCTGCCGTCGTCGTTCGCGCCCGGCGCATCGGCGGTGGCGTTCATCGGGTCGGAAACGCGGCTGTCGATATGGCCGGTGATGATCACCACGTCGTTCGGCCGCTCGGTCCCGCGCTGGATCGCGACGGCGTTGCACACGCGCGTCGGCGTCGGGATGCGCGGCAGCTTGACCACGGTATCGCACACTTGGCTCGTCGGCAGCCCGGTGCGGCGCATCTCGCCCTCCGCCCAGCGGAGCGCCGCGCCGATCCCGCGCCTGGGGTCGGTCTGGGAGGAGAGCGTATGGCGCGTGCCGAAGCTTACCAGCTTTTCGACCGTCGCCCGCATCCGCGCCGCATCCACGGCACGCGAATATTCGGCGACCACTGCCTCGGGCGGCGGCAAGGGCGGGATGGCGGCGGCAGAGGTCGCCACTGGAAGGCTTGCGAGGATGAAAAACTTACGCATCGGCCACTCCTTGAGCCCTCCCCTGGATGGGGGAGGGTTGGGTGGGGGTGACGCCGGACGTCGAACTCTACGTCGACAATCACCCCACCCCTGCCCCTTCCCATCGAGGGGAGGGGTTGAGCGTGTTGGCATTTGCCGTTCCTGCGGTCTAGTGGAGCCGCGACTTCCCACTCCGTAAATCAGGATGCGTATCTCCATGCTTCGCAGCATCGATCATTACATCGGCGGTTCCAGCTTCGCTTCGGGCGAGCGCCAAAGCGACGTCTTCGACCCCAACCAGGGGTCGGTCCAGGCCCACGTCCGCCTCGGCACCGCCGCCGATCTTGAGCGCGCGATGGACGCCGCGCGCGCCGCGCAGCCCGAATGGGCGGCGACCAACCCGCAGCGCCGCGCCCGCGTCATGTTCAACTTCAAGGCGCTGGTCGAAGCCAACATGCAGGAGCTCGCCGAGCTGTTGTCGAGCGAGCACGGCAAGGTCGTCGCCGACGCCAAGGGCGATATCCAGCGCGGGCTCGAAGTGGTCGAATATGCCTGCGGCATCCCGAGCGCGCTCAAGGGCGAATATACCGTCGGCGCCGGGCCCGGCATCGACGTTTATTCGATGCGCCAGCCGCTTGGCATCGTCGCCGGAATCACCCCGTTCAATTTCCCGGCGATGATTCCGATGTGGATGTTCGCGGTCGCCATCGCTTGCGGCAACGCCTTCATCCTGAAGCCCAGCGAGCGCGACCCGACTGTCCCCGTGCGCTTGGCCGAGCTGATGAAGGAAGCCGGGCTGCCCGACGGAATCCTCAACGTCGTCCACGGCG
The sequence above is drawn from the Sphingomonas lutea genome and encodes:
- a CDS encoding M20/M25/M40 family metallo-hydrolase; the encoded protein is MRKFFILASLPVATSAAAIPPLPPPEAVVAEYSRAVDAARMRATVEKLVSFGTRHTLSSQTDPRRGIGAALRWAEGEMRRTGLPTSQVCDTVVKLPRIPTPTRVCNAVAIQRGTERPNDVVIITGHIDSRVSDPMNATADAPGANDDGSGTAAVMEAARVLAKRKFPGTIVYAVLSGEEQGLNGGKIMADYARAQGWNVIANLNNDIIGNSCGSDGTCNDKQVRVFSEGPRWQGREDLAARQRSLGGENDSPSRNLSRFLDTLAERMGPDLNLDVMPIWRNDRHGRGGDHTEFLNAGYSAIRMSVAVEDYDHQHQDLRVEKGVKYGDTIDEMNFPYLAKVTKLNVAALAWLASAPPPPEPTVEGAVSTDTTVKWREIPGADGYPAYKIWRRRTDASRWEIGEDGDIRVTGCTPGPCRNPDPGSRGIILPGIRVDDWVFGVSSVSANGFESPVASAVPGGAFKPYTPPPPPPAQ